One window from the genome of Gloeocapsopsis sp. IPPAS B-1203 encodes:
- a CDS encoding ATP-binding protein has translation MRWLELRQYLKIANNDIYKSEGIGLHKLLIVPFVLQIFVAVAIVGYISLRNGQQAVNELADQLMDKVDKLVDQHLDSYLATPHQINQLNVDAVQLGILDVYRFEDTGHYFWKQMQVFDVSYIGYALTTGELVASGRYLDGEGITIDELSVNTQRKALTYATDSQGNRTKVLRVYDNYEPLAEAWYADAIKAGKPIWTPVYTWEDPAEHLLITASRPLYDKNNRLLGVIGADFLLTKISKFLASIDISPSGKIFIIERNGLLIASSSQEKPLTVFQGKAQRINVLQSQDALMQVIAKYIYDEFGGFAKIKHSQKLNIQCHHQRHFVHVSPWYDNLGLDWLVVIVVPESDFMAQINTNTRMTIVLCLLALFVAIIVGTLTSQWIMRPIQKLSTASKAIANGNLDQNVKIEGVKELDVLSQSFNRMALQIKESLEQLEIRVEQRTAELKTAKQAAEAASQAKGEFLAKMSHELRTPLNAILGFTKLMHQDTSITTEQKENLRIIGRSGEHLLTLINDVLDMSKIEAGRSVLNKKKFDLYTLLNSIEEMFQFKAQSKGLQLKVEHTAEVPRFVYSDEVKLRQILINLLSNAIKFTQEGYVTIRVQALKEISKGSPAFKTVYFEVKDTGLGIAPHELAILFEPFVQTETGRKSEQGTGLGLAIAQNFVQLMGGELTVNSQLGKGSSFQFNIRLELADYAASQQSIIRRVIGLAPGQPTYRILVADDHLAHRRILKQMLTNVGFEVREAENGLDAIAISQSWEPHLIWMDIRMPIVSGYEAIKQIKSHPTRQVTIIALTASTLEEDTILAAGGDDILRKPVREHAIWQKLTQHLGVRYRYQITQRLANRKEAPQRNVLKTDSLNVMSPGWIAELHHAAAKLDAEALLQLIGQIPSEHDFLAQVLQQKVKNFDFDQLIDLAQSSSSL, from the coding sequence ATGAGGTGGTTGGAGTTACGTCAATATCTGAAAATTGCCAATAATGATATTTATAAAAGCGAGGGTATCGGACTACACAAGTTGCTAATTGTGCCATTTGTGCTGCAAATTTTTGTTGCTGTAGCAATAGTAGGATATATTTCGCTACGTAATGGACAACAAGCCGTCAACGAACTTGCAGATCAATTAATGGATAAAGTTGACAAACTCGTAGATCAACACCTTGATAGCTACTTAGCTACACCACATCAAATCAACCAGTTAAATGTTGATGCAGTTCAACTAGGAATATTAGATGTATATCGCTTTGAAGATACAGGACATTACTTTTGGAAACAAATGCAAGTATTCGATGTTAGCTACATTGGCTATGCATTAACAACAGGTGAACTTGTAGCATCTGGGCGATATTTAGATGGTGAGGGAATTACAATTGACGAACTTTCAGTAAATACTCAACGAAAAGCACTTACTTACGCTACTGATAGTCAAGGAAACCGGACTAAAGTTTTAAGAGTTTACGACAATTACGAACCTTTAGCAGAAGCTTGGTACGCCGACGCAATCAAAGCAGGAAAACCAATATGGACTCCGGTATATACCTGGGAAGATCCTGCAGAGCATCTTTTAATCACTGCAAGTCGTCCACTTTATGATAAGAATAATCGATTACTTGGTGTCATTGGTGCAGATTTTCTGCTAACTAAAATTAGTAAATTCTTAGCCAGTATAGATATTAGCCCTTCCGGAAAAATTTTCATCATCGAACGTAATGGTTTATTAATTGCCAGTTCAAGTCAAGAAAAACCACTGACTGTTTTCCAAGGTAAAGCACAAAGAATAAATGTTTTGCAAAGCCAAGATGCATTGATGCAAGTAATTGCTAAGTATATCTACGATGAATTTGGTGGTTTTGCCAAAATTAAGCACAGTCAAAAGCTCAACATTCAATGTCACCATCAACGTCATTTTGTTCATGTGTCTCCTTGGTATGACAATCTTGGGCTGGATTGGTTAGTGGTTATTGTTGTCCCTGAATCTGACTTCATGGCACAGATCAATACAAATACTCGGATGACTATTGTTCTGTGTTTATTAGCTTTATTCGTTGCCATAATTGTGGGAACGCTAACTTCGCAATGGATTATGCGACCGATTCAAAAACTAAGCACAGCCTCTAAAGCGATCGCAAATGGTAACTTAGACCAAAATGTAAAAATTGAAGGAGTTAAAGAACTTGATGTTTTATCACAGTCATTTAATCGCATGGCATTGCAGATTAAAGAATCTTTAGAACAACTAGAAATAAGAGTTGAACAACGTACTGCAGAACTTAAGACAGCAAAACAAGCAGCTGAGGCAGCTAGCCAAGCTAAAGGTGAGTTTTTAGCTAAAATGAGTCATGAATTGCGAACGCCACTAAATGCAATTCTTGGTTTTACAAAATTGATGCATCAAGACACATCAATCACCACTGAACAGAAAGAAAATTTGAGAATTATTGGCCGTAGTGGAGAGCATTTACTCACACTTATTAACGATGTTCTCGATATGTCTAAAATTGAGGCAGGTCGCAGTGTACTGAACAAGAAAAAATTCGATCTTTACACATTACTTAATAGCATTGAAGAAATGTTTCAGTTTAAAGCTCAATCGAAAGGTTTGCAGCTAAAAGTTGAGCATACTGCAGAAGTTCCTCGATTTGTTTACTCTGATGAAGTTAAACTAAGGCAAATTTTAATTAATCTTTTAAGTAATGCAATTAAATTTACACAGGAAGGTTATGTAACTATACGCGTACAAGCATTAAAAGAAATATCCAAAGGTTCTCCGGCATTCAAAACAGTGTACTTTGAGGTTAAAGATACAGGGCTAGGAATTGCGCCACATGAACTAGCAATTTTATTTGAACCTTTTGTTCAAACCGAAACCGGACGCAAATCTGAACAAGGAACAGGGCTAGGTTTAGCGATCGCCCAAAATTTTGTCCAACTCATGGGAGGAGAACTTACAGTCAATAGTCAGTTAGGAAAAGGCAGTAGCTTTCAGTTTAATATTCGCTTAGAACTAGCAGACTATGCTGCATCGCAACAATCAATAATTCGGCGGGTGATTGGCTTAGCACCAGGACAGCCAACGTATCGTATTTTAGTTGCTGACGATCATTTAGCACATCGCCGCATACTCAAGCAAATGTTGACTAATGTGGGATTCGAGGTGCGTGAAGCCGAAAACGGTCTTGATGCGATCGCAATCAGCCAAAGTTGGGAGCCGCACTTGATCTGGATGGATATCCGCATGCCAATTGTTTCAGGCTATGAAGCAATTAAACAAATCAAATCGCATCCTACTCGTCAAGTCACAATTATTGCTTTAACTGCTAGTACTTTAGAAGAAGATACGATCTTAGCCGCAGGTGGCGACGATATTCTGCGTAAGCCTGTGCGAGAACACGCAATCTGGCAAAAACTCACACAACATCTCGGCGTGCGCTATCGCTACCAAATTACCCAACGACTGGCTAACCGAAAAGAAGCACCACAACGCAATGTATTAAAAACTGACAGCTTAAACGTGATGTCTCCTGGCTGGATCGCCGAATTACATCATGCAGCAGCTAAACTTGACGCCGAAGCATTATTACAGTTGATCGGTCAAATTCCCAGCGAACATGATTTTCTAGCACAAGTGTTGCAACAGAAAGTAAAAAACTTTGATTTTGACCAGCTTATTGACTTAGCTCAATCCTCGTCATCATTATGA
- a CDS encoding exonuclease SbcCD subunit D, translating into MLKILHLSDIHMGSSFSHGRIDPQTGTNTRLEDFVKTLSRCIDRALSEPVDLVVFGGDAFPDATPPPFVQEKFASQFRRLVDAQVPTVLLVGNHDQHSQGQGGASLCIYRTLGVPGFVVGDRLTTHHIQTHNGPIQIISLPWLTRSTLLTRPETEGMSLAEVNQLLIDRLRVALEGEIRSLNPEVPTVLLGHLMVDNASYGAERFLAVGKGFTVPLSLLTRPCFDYVALGHVHRHQNLNKSNDPPIIYPGSIERVDFSEEKEDKGYVMVELERGKVQWEFCPLPVRTFCTIEVDVSNVADPQEKILKAIAKKNIDDAVIRLIYKLRSDQLDQIDTALLHRILSTAHTYTIQPELISQLARPRIPELGASSSIDPMEALKTYLNNREDLKDISASMLEAAQKLMSAETEWSDFDLDTLEPNHASGEQLEGQLRLL; encoded by the coding sequence ATGCTCAAAATCCTCCATTTATCCGATATCCACATGGGAAGTAGCTTTTCCCACGGACGTATTGACCCTCAAACTGGAACAAATACACGACTGGAGGATTTTGTCAAGACACTTTCGCGCTGCATTGACCGTGCTTTATCTGAGCCTGTTGACCTTGTTGTATTTGGTGGTGATGCTTTTCCTGATGCAACGCCGCCACCATTTGTGCAAGAAAAATTTGCAAGTCAGTTTCGCCGCTTAGTAGACGCGCAAGTTCCTACAGTATTGTTAGTTGGCAATCACGATCAGCATTCACAAGGACAAGGTGGGGCAAGTTTGTGTATTTATCGGACTTTGGGAGTACCAGGATTTGTTGTCGGCGATCGCCTAACGACACACCATATCCAAACCCATAATGGTCCAATTCAAATTATCTCGCTACCTTGGCTAACTCGTTCTACACTGCTGACACGCCCTGAAACCGAAGGAATGTCTTTAGCTGAAGTTAATCAATTACTCATTGATCGTCTGCGAGTTGCCCTCGAAGGCGAAATCCGCAGCCTGAACCCAGAAGTCCCAACTGTATTACTAGGGCACTTGATGGTTGATAATGCTTCTTACGGTGCAGAACGCTTTTTAGCAGTTGGCAAAGGCTTCACTGTACCTCTATCATTACTTACGCGTCCCTGTTTTGATTATGTTGCCTTGGGGCACGTCCACCGCCACCAAAATCTGAATAAATCAAATGATCCGCCGATTATTTATCCAGGAAGTATTGAACGGGTAGATTTTAGCGAGGAAAAAGAAGACAAAGGCTATGTGATGGTGGAACTCGAACGCGGTAAGGTGCAATGGGAATTTTGTCCTTTACCAGTGCGCACATTTTGCACAATTGAAGTTGATGTATCAAATGTGGCTGATCCGCAAGAGAAAATATTAAAGGCGATCGCAAAAAAAAATATTGATGATGCTGTTATACGCCTTATTTATAAGCTGCGTTCTGACCAATTAGATCAAATAGATACAGCATTGTTGCATCGTATTTTAAGCACAGCACATACTTATACAATTCAACCCGAACTTATTAGCCAACTTGCACGCCCACGCATACCCGAACTAGGTGCAAGTAGTAGTATTGACCCTATGGAAGCCTTAAAAACTTATCTAAATAACAGAGAAGATCTCAAAGATATCTCAGCCTCAATGTTAGAGGCTGCACAAAAATTGATGTCAGCTGAAACTGAATGGTCAGACTTTGATCTGGATACACTTGAGCCAAATCACGCTTCGGGAGAACAGCTTGAAGGACAACTACGTTTACTTTAG
- the cysH gene encoding phosphoadenosine phosphosulfate reductase, translated as MSFSIESRIQIDNFDLEQLNQRFDTAHPREILAWCVEHILEGLVQTSAFNVDDMIITDIFYRDLERPVPVIFLDTLHHFPQSLELVAKAKEIYNLDLRIYKTPEVETREAFAAKYGADLWDKDIEKFHHLTKIEPLQRGLDDLNAVAWITGRRRDQAVTRAYMPVFEIDAQQRLKVNPLASWTRKDSWNYVFQHGVIYNPLHDQGYPSIGDEPITTPVAEGEDERAGRWRGTGKTECGIHI; from the coding sequence ATGAGCTTTTCCATTGAATCTCGCATCCAAATTGATAATTTTGATTTAGAGCAACTTAACCAGAGATTTGATACTGCTCATCCCAGAGAGATTTTAGCTTGGTGCGTTGAGCATATTTTAGAAGGACTGGTGCAAACGAGTGCTTTTAATGTTGATGATATGATAATCACTGATATTTTCTACCGCGACCTTGAACGACCAGTTCCAGTGATTTTCCTCGACACATTGCATCATTTTCCGCAATCGTTAGAATTAGTTGCCAAAGCCAAAGAGATTTACAACCTTGACTTGAGAATCTACAAAACTCCTGAGGTAGAGACGCGGGAAGCTTTTGCCGCTAAATATGGTGCAGACTTATGGGATAAAGATATTGAGAAATTTCACCACCTCACAAAAATTGAACCATTGCAGCGTGGTTTAGATGATCTGAACGCGGTTGCGTGGATTACAGGACGGCGTCGCGATCAAGCCGTTACCCGTGCCTATATGCCAGTATTTGAAATAGATGCTCAACAGCGTCTTAAAGTCAATCCTTTAGCAAGTTGGACTCGTAAAGATTCCTGGAATTATGTCTTCCAACATGGTGTGATCTACAACCCACTCCACGATCAAGGTTATCCCAGTATTGGCGATGAACCAATTACTACCCCCGTCGCTGAAGGCGAAGATGAACGTGCCGGACGCTGGCGCGGTACAGGTAAAACCGAATGCGGAATTCATATTTAA
- a CDS encoding glutaredoxin family protein, whose translation MRLILYSKPGCHLCEALQEKLAQIHSFSFDLEVRDITTRADWFQAYQYEVPVICRDNNGREEQLPRPSPRATVSQLEQLLQKYLKTHGSE comes from the coding sequence ATGCGATTAATCTTATACAGTAAGCCAGGTTGCCATTTATGTGAGGCATTGCAAGAAAAATTGGCACAAATTCACTCGTTCAGTTTTGATTTAGAAGTGCGGGACATTACAACTCGTGCAGATTGGTTTCAAGCGTATCAGTACGAAGTACCAGTCATCTGTAGAGACAATAATGGTAGAGAAGAGCAACTTCCTCGTCCTTCTCCTCGCGCTACAGTGTCACAGTTGGAGCAATTGTTACAGAAATATCTCAAAACTCATGGTTCAGAGTAA
- a CDS encoding UDP-N-acetylmuramoyl-L-alanyl-D-glutamate--2,6-diaminopimelate ligase codes for MKLRELLIKIASLKEVPQHPAMDREVTGLKTNSHACQPGDLFIGMPGTRVDGGEFWESAIASGAIAALISADIAKPVTSDACILAATDMIQACAQAAAAFYGYPAKQLKLVGVTGTNGKTTTTHLIEYFLAQAQFSAALMGTLYTRWQGYEQTATHTTPFAVELQQQLAAARDAGCQWGVMEVSSHALAQGRVKGCPFEVGVFTNLTQDHLDFHKDMEDYFAAKALLFSPDYLQGRAIINADDPYGQRLIAQVSHQQLWRYSVHNGEEADFWTSDLKYEPTGVSGTLHTPKGNIAFRSPLVGEYNLSNMLAAVAAALHLGVDLGLIAQVLPKFTEVPGRMERVQIDSEQDISVIVDYAHTPDSLENLLKASRPFIPGKMICVFGCGGDRDRTKRPKMGAIAAQLADIAVVTSDNPRTEEPERILQDVLAGIPETVHPQVICDRASAIRTAILQAQPGDGVLIAGKGHEDYQILGTEKIHFDDREQARFALSERRTKRT; via the coding sequence ATGAAATTGCGTGAATTGTTAATAAAGATTGCAAGTCTTAAAGAAGTTCCCCAGCATCCAGCAATGGATAGGGAAGTCACTGGATTAAAAACGAATTCCCATGCTTGTCAACCTGGAGATTTATTTATTGGGATGCCAGGGACACGAGTCGATGGTGGTGAATTTTGGGAAAGTGCGATCGCTTCCGGTGCGATCGCAGCTTTAATTTCTGCAGATATAGCAAAACCAGTCACAAGCGATGCTTGCATCCTTGCTGCAACTGATATGATTCAAGCGTGTGCCCAAGCCGCAGCAGCTTTCTATGGCTACCCAGCAAAACAGCTAAAACTTGTGGGTGTCACGGGTACGAATGGCAAAACGACAACAACACATTTGATTGAATATTTTCTCGCACAAGCACAGTTTTCCGCCGCCTTAATGGGAACTCTCTACACGCGATGGCAAGGTTATGAGCAGACTGCAACACACACAACACCATTTGCAGTAGAACTTCAGCAACAATTAGCCGCAGCCCGCGATGCTGGTTGTCAGTGGGGAGTCATGGAAGTGAGTTCTCATGCTTTGGCACAAGGAAGAGTGAAGGGTTGTCCTTTTGAAGTTGGGGTGTTTACAAACTTAACGCAAGACCACCTTGATTTTCACAAGGATATGGAAGATTATTTTGCTGCCAAAGCACTGTTATTTAGCCCCGACTATCTCCAAGGACGTGCAATTATTAACGCAGACGATCCTTATGGGCAAAGACTCATAGCGCAAGTTTCTCATCAACAACTATGGCGCTACAGTGTCCACAATGGGGAAGAGGCTGATTTTTGGACAAGCGATTTGAAATATGAACCAACAGGTGTCAGTGGAACGCTGCATACACCCAAAGGAAATATTGCCTTTCGTTCGCCCTTAGTTGGCGAGTACAATCTCTCAAATATGTTGGCGGCTGTTGCTGCGGCATTACATCTCGGTGTAGATTTAGGCTTGATTGCGCAAGTTTTACCAAAATTTACCGAAGTTCCAGGACGGATGGAACGAGTGCAGATTGATTCTGAGCAAGATATTAGTGTAATTGTTGATTATGCGCACACACCCGATAGCTTAGAAAATTTACTCAAAGCATCACGACCGTTTATTCCTGGCAAAATGATTTGTGTGTTTGGTTGTGGAGGCGATCGCGATCGCACCAAGCGTCCGAAAATGGGAGCTATTGCAGCGCAACTTGCAGATATTGCCGTTGTGACTTCCGATAACCCGCGTACTGAAGAACCCGAACGCATTTTGCAAGATGTTTTAGCCGGAATTCCTGAAACAGTACATCCTCAGGTTATTTGCGATCGCGCCAGTGCAATTCGTACAGCAATTCTGCAAGCCCAACCAGGAGATGGTGTTTTAATTGCAGGTAAAGGTCACGAAGACTATCAAATTCTAGGAACTGAAAAAATTCACTTTGACGATCGCGAACAAGCAAGATTTGCTTTAAGTGAAAGACGAACAAAAAGAACTTAA
- a CDS encoding DICT sensory domain-containing protein, with the protein MDSLYKSILNLQQPPQLLAVSPATLLSLVRAVIDALIDNQISATLWLKLPPGEIWQAEIQRYYNQVQLPRTTYIIVPQDRSNLDAEKYKFPSIPLQLKFNNQLRREYFLMVTSPSFCSLIFAYRLGPKQRQNKAKENTLGKGTAPLTSATIRKKPPLVALYSFEGHIVQPILNNLKLAGGDEVQTTVEVVPAIPEPSFLNQILTKQIHYQEQIRSRTKFRRNQALNKAVRTKKQSSFSVRDDFLSELCQELRTPLAHMKMALSLLNSPQLKPAQKQRYLQVLSTECDRQNSLINGLLDLIQLDRAVQTPLESVRLSEIVPGVVSTYQPLATEKGIMLAYTVPEDLPPVSCVNAWLKQIVINLLHNSIKFTPTNGQVWVRSRLQNDFVQLEFRDTGIGIAPSEIPKIFDRFYRVRPAAGEDVSGAGLGLTIVQQLLLRCGGSISVKSRLGEGSTFNVLLPVDNSQSSGT; encoded by the coding sequence ATGGATTCGCTTTATAAGTCTATCCTTAATTTACAGCAACCTCCACAACTTTTGGCTGTTAGTCCGGCTACCTTACTTTCACTGGTGAGGGCTGTTATTGATGCTTTAATTGACAATCAAATTTCAGCAACCCTGTGGCTTAAGCTACCGCCAGGAGAAATTTGGCAAGCAGAAATTCAGCGTTACTACAACCAAGTACAACTTCCACGGACAACTTACATTATTGTTCCTCAAGATCGCAGTAACTTAGATGCAGAGAAATATAAATTTCCTAGCATTCCGCTTCAACTGAAGTTTAATAACCAGTTGCGTCGTGAATATTTTCTTATGGTTACATCTCCAAGTTTTTGTAGCCTGATTTTTGCTTATCGACTAGGACCAAAACAACGGCAAAATAAAGCTAAAGAAAACACACTTGGTAAAGGTACTGCACCATTAACCTCAGCAACAATCCGCAAAAAACCTCCGTTGGTGGCACTTTATTCGTTTGAGGGACACATCGTTCAACCGATACTAAATAATCTCAAACTTGCCGGTGGAGATGAGGTACAAACAACAGTAGAAGTTGTACCAGCTATCCCTGAACCGTCATTTTTAAATCAAATCTTAACTAAACAAATTCATTACCAAGAACAAATCCGCAGTCGGACTAAATTTCGTCGCAACCAGGCACTCAATAAAGCTGTTCGGACAAAAAAGCAAAGTAGTTTTTCTGTCAGAGATGACTTCTTAAGTGAATTATGTCAAGAACTCCGAACACCTCTAGCACATATGAAAATGGCACTCAGTTTACTAAATTCTCCACAACTTAAACCAGCACAAAAACAAAGGTATTTGCAAGTACTGAGTACAGAATGCGATCGCCAAAACTCGCTAATTAATGGTCTATTAGACTTAATTCAACTTGATCGCGCAGTGCAAACGCCATTAGAATCAGTGCGCTTGAGTGAGATTGTTCCTGGTGTTGTTAGTACATATCAACCGTTGGCAACTGAAAAAGGAATTATGCTGGCTTACACTGTACCAGAAGATTTACCGCCAGTTTCTTGTGTTAATGCTTGGTTGAAACAAATTGTGATTAACTTGTTGCACAATAGCATCAAGTTTACTCCTACTAATGGTCAAGTTTGGGTGCGATCGCGTCTCCAAAACGATTTTGTCCAACTTGAATTTCGCGATACAGGTATTGGTATTGCACCCAGCGAAATTCCTAAGATATTCGATCGATTCTATCGCGTCCGTCCCGCTGCAGGCGAAGATGTGAGTGGTGCAGGGCTAGGTTTAACAATTGTGCAGCAACTTCTGTTACGCTGTGGTGGTTCTATCTCAGTCAAAAGTCGCTTAGGAGAAGGTTCAACCTTTAATGTTCTTTTGCCTGTGGATAATTCTCAGAGTTCAGGGACTTAA
- a CDS encoding metalloregulator ArsR/SmtB family transcription factor, with amino-acid sequence MQSLLRFFKVLANESRLKMLGILASRECSVEELATLLQLKEPTVSHHLNKLKELNLVKMHPEGNTHLYQLDGEALQGK; translated from the coding sequence ATGCAATCGCTGCTACGCTTCTTTAAAGTGTTAGCTAATGAAAGTCGATTGAAGATGCTGGGAATTTTAGCGAGTCGGGAATGCAGTGTTGAAGAATTAGCAACACTATTGCAATTAAAAGAACCAACGGTATCGCATCATCTCAATAAACTTAAAGAATTGAATTTGGTAAAGATGCATCCTGAAGGAAATACCCACTTGTATCAGCTAGACGGTGAAGCATTGCAAGGGAAGTGA
- a CDS encoding HAMP domain-containing sensor histidine kinase produces MRKWIIPTLSEILASNDTQHDGYGSHSCLLSASHEGSTAVDVTAQQWRVAIAALENLLQQIYLKHTVDENCQLSTQGVILAGPVPVISNPQLVNKLPSWTFTADSWQHQLLPSSLSTAVQKSQVAREPGVLLPLISGDPLAREQFCLVLTAQFSLAMVLAENAYGVPVFLFSFEPEVVEQAWYALRARAALTTSESVLHLDELIQQYYPVVPDYRTVMHFSRLLLQHIPESHEEIRNSTQNNNLELSHATPRVDVELLQAFAHEVRTPLTTIRTLTRLLLKRRDLATDAIQRLEIIDHECTEQIDRMELLFRAAELEKCTAKHSGTYLTAMSLTQVLQQSVPRWQKQASRRNLTLDVVLPQQLPTVVSDPKMLDQVLTGLIENFTRSLPPGSHIQVQVIPAGDQLKLQLLPKSQLEENKGEESTVPPIRKSLGQLLTFQPETGNISLNMTATKQLFQAIGGKLIIRQRPHEGEVLTIFLPLDVKQTEYCS; encoded by the coding sequence GTGCGCAAATGGATAATACCAACACTGAGTGAGATACTAGCCAGTAATGACACACAACACGACGGCTATGGTAGTCATTCATGCTTATTGTCTGCAAGTCATGAAGGAAGCACTGCAGTAGATGTGACAGCGCAGCAATGGCGAGTTGCGATCGCCGCATTGGAGAACTTACTGCAACAAATCTACCTTAAACATACCGTTGATGAGAATTGCCAGTTATCTACTCAAGGAGTAATATTGGCAGGTCCCGTACCAGTTATTAGCAATCCTCAACTCGTTAACAAATTACCTTCTTGGACTTTTACGGCAGATTCCTGGCAGCATCAATTACTGCCATCAAGTTTAAGTACTGCAGTACAAAAATCACAAGTAGCTAGAGAACCAGGAGTTTTGTTACCGTTGATTTCTGGAGATCCACTGGCACGAGAACAGTTCTGTCTTGTTTTAACTGCACAATTTAGCTTGGCAATGGTTCTCGCAGAAAATGCTTATGGTGTACCAGTATTTTTATTTTCTTTTGAACCAGAAGTCGTGGAACAGGCATGGTACGCTTTGAGAGCAAGAGCTGCACTCACAACTTCTGAATCGGTATTGCATTTAGATGAACTTATTCAGCAATATTATCCAGTAGTGCCAGATTACCGAACAGTAATGCACTTTAGCCGCTTGCTGTTGCAGCACATACCAGAATCCCACGAAGAAATTCGTAATTCTACACAAAATAATAATTTAGAACTAAGTCACGCAACACCTCGCGTAGATGTGGAATTACTTCAAGCCTTCGCGCACGAGGTACGGACACCCTTAACGACAATCCGAACATTGACTCGCTTACTACTTAAGCGCCGCGATTTAGCAACTGATGCAATTCAACGATTGGAAATCATTGACCATGAGTGTACCGAACAAATTGACCGCATGGAGCTTTTATTCCGTGCAGCAGAACTAGAAAAATGTACTGCCAAGCACTCAGGTACTTATTTAACAGCAATGTCATTAACGCAGGTCTTACAGCAGAGTGTTCCGCGTTGGCAAAAACAAGCCAGCCGGCGTAATTTAACTTTGGATGTTGTTTTACCGCAACAGCTACCAACTGTAGTCAGCGATCCGAAAATGCTGGATCAAGTCTTGACAGGGTTAATTGAAAACTTCACTCGCAGCTTACCACCAGGCAGTCACATCCAAGTACAAGTTATTCCAGCGGGAGATCAATTAAAGTTGCAATTACTGCCAAAATCTCAACTCGAAGAAAATAAAGGAGAAGAATCTACCGTACCACCAATTCGTAAGTCGCTTGGTCAATTACTCACATTTCAACCTGAAACTGGCAATATTAGTTTGAACATGACAGCTACCAAACAGTTATTTCAAGCTATTGGCGGTAAACTTATCATCCGACAACGTCCCCACGAAGGCGAAGTTTTGACGATTTTCTTGCCGTTAGATGTCAAGCAAACCGAATACTGTAGCTAG
- a CDS encoding general stress protein produces MVNDIKRRAIGVFSSYLDAEQAISELRDRGFSMDKISIIARDEATQDEIAGIDVNDTFDNKSGEGATAGALTGGVLGGITGLLVGLGSLVVPGVGPVLFAGEVASALTAAIAGGAVGAVTGGLLGALLGLGIPEERARIYNQRVASGGYLVIVDGTTQDIINAESILMNRGIQEFGIYEIPATTGIQTSLADATTEVTHSTEYSGPTTSTIPNNDPNVVIIDRREQI; encoded by the coding sequence ATGGTTAATGACATAAAAAGACGTGCAATTGGTGTGTTTTCTAGCTATTTGGATGCAGAACAAGCAATCAGTGAACTGCGCGATCGCGGTTTTTCAATGGACAAAATTTCTATCATTGCCCGCGACGAAGCAACTCAAGACGAAATCGCAGGAATTGATGTTAACGATACCTTTGATAATAAATCAGGTGAAGGTGCAACAGCGGGAGCGCTGACAGGTGGTGTATTAGGAGGAATTACAGGCTTACTAGTTGGTTTGGGTAGTCTTGTCGTACCTGGTGTAGGTCCAGTATTATTTGCAGGAGAAGTCGCTTCAGCATTAACCGCAGCGATCGCTGGTGGCGCAGTTGGTGCAGTCACAGGTGGTTTACTTGGAGCATTGCTTGGCTTGGGTATTCCTGAAGAAAGAGCAAGAATTTATAATCAACGAGTCGCTAGTGGTGGTTATTTAGTCATTGTCGATGGCACTACACAAGACATCATCAACGCCGAATCAATTTTAATGAATCGCGGCATTCAAGAGTTTGGCATTTATGAAATTCCTGCAACTACTGGCATTCAAACTTCTCTTGCAGATGCAACAACTGAAGTAACTCATAGCACAGAATATAGCGGACCTACTACGAGTACTATTCCTAATAACGATCCCAATGTTGTCATTATCGATCGCCGCGAACAGATTTAG